TGGTGGAGCGATCCTAGGTGAATTTCGGGTGACTGCAAGCTGCCTTTGTGGTCCAAATCAGACAAACTCAACTGCCGCCTGCGTCTCTAGTCTCAGACATGCCAACGCCGAATCTTGCCGATCTCTACGACGAGCACGCCTCGGCGCTTTTTGGCTTTCTCGTGAACTTCACCCGACACGACGCGGATGCCCGGGACGTTCTGCAAGAAGTGTTTATCAAACTGGTGCGGACTCCTGGGCTGATGGACGGAGTGCGGGATCCGCGAGCGTTCCTGTTGAGGCTGGCCCACAACCTGGCCATCGATCAGGGCCGCCGGCGTCAAACCCGCGACCGTTATCATGCGGAGTCCGGTGCTGATGCGGTCGAGCTCTTCGCGCCCGCTCCCGATCCCGATCGGCGTGCCTTCCAGTCGGCCCTCGGCGTTGCCCTGGCTGAACTTCCTCCGGATCAACGAGCTGTGGTGCATTTGAAGCTCTGGGAGGGGCTGACCTTCGATCGGATCGCCGAGGTGTTGGAAATACCTCTGAACACCGCTGCGAGTCGCTATCGCTACGGGCTAGACAAGCTTCGAGTCCACCTGCGTCCCCTCTATGACGAGATCCGATGAAGACTGACGACCCATTCGAACGACTCCTCGCTGAGCAGTCCCTGAAACCCGTGCCGAGCCACTGGCGCGACTCTATTCTGGCCACGGCTGAGGCCGCACGGTCGCCGGCGACCCCTCGTCCTCAGGCGGGCCTTTGGGACACATTGCGGTTTCTATTCTGTCCTTCGCCCCGGGTGGCCATGGGGTTGGGGGGCGTGTGGATTCTCATTTTCGGTTTAAACTACCTGTCGCTGCCGACCGTTGATCGGCCGGGACGAGTGACGCTGGCTTCCTCCTCTCCGGTTCTCCGCCTGGCGTGGTTGGAGCAGCAGCGCTTGCGT
This genomic stretch from Verrucomicrobiales bacterium harbors:
- a CDS encoding RNA polymerase sigma factor codes for the protein MPTPNLADLYDEHASALFGFLVNFTRHDADARDVLQEVFIKLVRTPGLMDGVRDPRAFLLRLAHNLAIDQGRRRQTRDRYHAESGADAVELFAPAPDPDRRAFQSALGVALAELPPDQRAVVHLKLWEGLTFDRIAEVLEIPLNTAASRYRYGLDKLRVHLRPLYDEIR